A genomic segment from Nitrosopumilus sp. K4 encodes:
- the leuC gene encoding 3-isopropylmalate dehydratase large subunit codes for MGKTLFEKIWDAHVVVEKQSGPSLIYIDRHLVHEVTSPQAFDGLRMNNRKVRRPDLTIATMDHNVPTTDRGLPILDQTSSIQIQTLEKNCKDFGIKLFDITSPNQGIVHVIGPQLGITLPGSTIVCGDSHTSTHGAFGALAFGIGTSEVEHVLASQTLWLEKPKPFEIRVEGKRKNPHAVTAKDIVLSIIKNIGTGGGTGTVVEYRGEGITDLSMEQRMTICNMSIEAGARAGLIAPDEKTYEYLRGRQYTPKNYESLVDYWRENLKTDSDAKFEKQFTLHIDDIAPQVSWGTNPGMTCDVTESIPSPDDFAKGDQNQKKGAEKALEYMDLKPGTPITDIQIDRVFIGSCTNARLEDLIEASKVVKGHKVSPNVRAMVVPGSQMVKRQAEEIGLDKIFTDANFEWREAGCSMCLGMNPDILSPGERCASTSNRNFEGRQGTGGRTHLVSPVMAAAAAIEGHFVDVREMDLN; via the coding sequence ATGGGAAAAACACTCTTTGAAAAAATTTGGGATGCTCATGTCGTTGTTGAAAAACAGTCAGGTCCGTCGTTAATTTACATTGATAGGCACCTAGTTCATGAGGTAACTTCTCCTCAGGCTTTTGATGGTCTTCGAATGAATAACCGAAAGGTAAGACGACCAGATCTTACCATTGCAACAATGGATCATAATGTTCCAACAACTGACAGAGGATTGCCGATATTGGATCAAACATCTTCGATTCAAATTCAAACATTGGAAAAAAACTGTAAAGATTTTGGAATCAAACTATTTGATATTACTAGTCCTAATCAAGGAATTGTACATGTGATTGGCCCTCAATTGGGGATAACTCTGCCTGGAAGTACGATTGTTTGCGGTGATAGTCATACATCTACCCATGGCGCATTTGGTGCACTAGCGTTTGGAATAGGAACTAGTGAAGTAGAGCATGTGTTGGCCTCTCAAACATTGTGGCTTGAAAAACCAAAACCCTTTGAAATTAGAGTAGAAGGAAAAAGGAAGAACCCTCATGCTGTAACTGCAAAGGACATTGTACTATCTATTATCAAAAATATTGGAACCGGTGGTGGTACTGGAACTGTGGTAGAATATCGCGGAGAGGGGATAACTGATCTTTCCATGGAGCAGAGAATGACCATATGTAACATGTCCATTGAGGCTGGAGCCCGTGCTGGATTGATTGCCCCTGATGAAAAGACATACGAATATCTCAGGGGACGACAATACACTCCAAAAAATTACGAATCCCTTGTAGATTATTGGAGAGAAAATCTAAAGACAGATTCTGATGCAAAGTTTGAAAAACAATTTACATTACACATTGATGATATTGCACCTCAGGTAAGCTGGGGAACAAATCCTGGAATGACCTGTGATGTTACAGAGTCCATTCCGTCTCCTGATGATTTTGCAAAAGGTGACCAAAACCAGAAAAAAGGAGCTGAAAAGGCACTTGAATACATGGACCTAAAACCCGGAACCCCAATCACTGATATCCAGATTGACCGAGTTTTCATTGGCTCTTGCACAAATGCAAGACTAGAAGATCTTATTGAAGCATCAAAGGTTGTCAAAGGACACAAAGTATCACCAAATGTTCGGGCAATGGTTGTTCCTGGCTCTCAAATGGTAAAAAGACAAGCAGAGGAAATAGGTCTTGATAAAATTTTCACTGATGCAAATTTTGAATGGCGAGAAGCAGGGTGCAGTATGTGTCTTGGAATGAATCCTGATATCTTGTCACCTGGTGAAAGATGTGCTAGCACATCAAATAGAAACTTTGAAGGAAGGCAAGGAACTGGGGGAAGAACTCATCTTGTCAGTCCAGTGATGGCAGCTGCTGCTGCAATTGAAGGACATTTTGTTGATGTAAGGGAAATGGATTTGAATTAA
- the leuD gene encoding 3-isopropylmalate dehydratase small subunit (catalyzes the isomerization between 2-isopropylmalate and 3-isopropylmalate in leucine biosynthesis) produces MKGNVIKYERDNIDTDVIIPGQYLKVHDYAELATHAMEGLDPDFHTKVKEGDFILAGKNFGCGSSREHAPIALSHSGVKAVLALSFARIFYRNSVDGAFLLPIEIEEDAYKGISEGDEIDIDIDKNEIKNLTKNQTYNMKPFSEIIGKIIEAGGLFNYKP; encoded by the coding sequence ATGAAAGGAAACGTCATAAAATACGAAAGAGACAATATTGATACTGATGTCATCATTCCTGGCCAGTATCTCAAGGTTCATGATTATGCCGAACTTGCAACACATGCAATGGAAGGACTTGATCCTGACTTTCACACTAAGGTAAAGGAAGGTGATTTTATTCTTGCTGGCAAGAATTTTGGCTGTGGCTCATCACGTGAACATGCTCCCATTGCATTGTCTCATTCTGGAGTTAAGGCAGTATTGGCATTGTCTTTTGCAAGGATTTTTTATCGAAATTCTGTTGATGGTGCATTTTTACTTCCAATTGAAATTGAAGAGGATGCATACAAGGGAATATCTGAAGGAGATGAAATTGACATCGACATTGACAAAAACGAAATAAAGAATCTAACAAAAAACCAGACATACAATATGAAACCATTTTCGGAAATTATTGGAAAAATTATTGAAGCTGGTGGTTTATTCAATTACAAACCATAG
- the leuD gene encoding 3-isopropylmalate dehydratase small subunit codes for MEPFRKVKTIITPLDKVNVDTDQIVPKQFLKLVQKSGFGKFLFYNWRYDENEKEKQDFVLNNLKYKDSKILVAGDNFGCGSSREHAVWALQDYGFSVVISPSFADIFYSNCFKNGILPIKLDDKTVEKLQQISGEVEIDLENQTITTPDEKISFDIDPHKKKILLEGLDDIAQTLHFEDKISNFEKTSKIPSVL; via the coding sequence ATGGAACCATTTAGAAAAGTAAAGACAATCATTACTCCGTTAGATAAGGTTAATGTAGACACTGATCAGATTGTTCCAAAACAATTTCTAAAACTAGTTCAAAAATCTGGATTTGGCAAATTCCTATTTTACAACTGGAGATACGATGAAAATGAAAAAGAAAAGCAAGATTTTGTGCTAAATAATCTCAAGTACAAAGACTCTAAAATTCTAGTTGCTGGTGACAACTTTGGTTGCGGCTCTAGTCGTGAACATGCAGTATGGGCACTGCAAGACTATGGGTTTTCTGTAGTAATCTCACCTTCTTTTGCAGATATCTTTTACAGTAATTGCTTCAAAAATGGAATTTTGCCAATCAAACTAGATGATAAAACTGTAGAAAAATTACAACAAATATCTGGTGAGGTTGAAATTGATTTAGAGAATCAAACCATTACAACACCTGACGAAAAAATATCTTTTGACATTGATCCTCACAAAAAGAAAATTCTTCTAGAAGGACTAGATGATATTGCACAAACTCTACATTTTGAAGATAAAATTTCTAATTTTGAAAAGACTTCTAAAATCCCATCTGTTTTGTAA